CCAAGTCCGAAAATTAAGGTTTTTACGCTCTATCTTCTGAGTGTTTGCTTTACCAATAATATGCATGTTTTCATCAAGGTGTCGCTCATAGGCTCCCCAATCATCGGTGTAAAATTTATTAATACCAAATGGCTTCAGAAGTGTTTTGAGTTCTTTAAAAACTTCATCTTTCCGTTTTCCGAAAACATAAGCAAGCACGGTATTTGTAGCGTGATCAACAGCATACCAAAGCCAGCGTTGGTTCGATTTATCATGAACATACGACCACTGCTCATCTAGCTCAGCCTCTTGGCAGACAAGCCCTACATGAATAATTGCATCTGACTTGAGATCAATAGTTTGAATATTTGGGTTGACCTTTACCAGACCGCTTTCTTTTTTTTAAGAGTCTTTATTACTGTTGTCTTGCTTATTCCGAGTACTTTACTTGTATCCCTGATTCCGCTGCCATTTATTGCCATATCGATGATTTTTTCTTTAACGCCAGGCTCACAGGCCTTGTAGCGATATTCAAGCATGAAGGTTTTGATTTCACATTTGTCATTACAGCAATAGTATCGTGGAACATCATGAGTGCTGTATCCGAAAGGCCGAACTTGGTTACTGCCACATGTTGTACAGAGGACTTGCGTAAGGCACATTTTTAAACCGCATTTTTCAAAGTTGCCGAATGTCGTATTTTAGCAGACAGGGCTAGAATCACAGAACTGTGCCACTACCAAATACGACAGACTCTTTGGCTTCTGGTTATACTTCCTCGGCTTATTAAAATTAGTTACCCCGTCAGCAAAGTATTCTCTGGTGACCAGATCAAGGTAGATCGACGTCCTTGAATAGATTCCACCGACATCATATTGGTTAATCGAATTCAGCATTGTCGTACGCCACAATTTGTTGCGGTTGTCGTATTGATCGACCAGTACCGGCAGCCAGCTGTCTTCGTCCAAAAACAGTTCTCTGGTTTTATAAATATTACGAACGCCTTT
Above is a window of Endozoicomonas montiporae CL-33 DNA encoding:
- a CDS encoding IS1 family transposase (programmed frameshift); its protein translation is MCLTQVLCTTCGSNQVRPFGYSTHDVPRYYCCNDKCEIKTFMLEYRYKACEPGVKEKIIDMAINGSGIRDTSKVLGISKTTVIKTLKKKKSGLVKVNPNIQTIDLKSDAIIHVGLVCQEAELDEQWSYVHDKSNQRWLWYAVDHATNTVLAYVFGKRKDEVFKELKTLLKPFGINKFYTDDWGAYERHLDENMHIIGKANTQKIERKNLNFRTWIKRLARKTICFSKLEKMHDIVIGLLINKVEFGVNIHAI